The genomic segment gatttcgagaaggctttcgattctatatatcccaaggcagtaatagaagttTTGACGAACCAATGCATTGAAAAATCGTACATAAAGACTTTAGCAAATATACACAGACAAGCAagagctaaggtaaaaatttatggaaacactccagaatttcccactaacAAAGGCGTCTCACAAGGACACGCAATATCACTAAAGGTCTtcactgtcttcttcttcttgatgtgcctatccgttacgaatgttggcgattatCATGCCAATCTTCATCTTATCTGCAACAGCGctgaaaagctgcacagatgttgtattgaaccagattctgaggttctttaaccaagatgttcttcttcttcctggacctcgttttccaaatatttttccttgcaggatggcttgaaggagagcatatctggattaatttcgcataatatgtccgaagaactgtaactttcgggagttgatggtggtcagtacctgtcggttcttattcatttttctgaggacctcctcatttgtgactcggtcagtccacgggatcttaagcattctccgatatagccacatctcaaatctTCACTGTAgttctagaaaatatattcatcaaaatgaactggcagaacaaaggcctATCAATTGATAGAGAATACCTTAGCTATCTCAGGCtgcatttgcagacgacatcgatctgattgctaataatcctgcaaaactacaagaacttataagcgagctaaatgcagctagcaataaaAACCATACACAACGAGCCAGTAGCTGTCcaagatgaaataataaacaacactgcacttagGACAGTAGACAAGTATGtctacctgggacaattaatccATAAATATAGCTCCTTACGCCTAGAAATTAATAGAAGGATTTAAACTGtcttgggcatcttttggtataatgcagttatattcaaatcgaagatgccactctacctgaagaaaaaaacattcgatcagtgtatactatcaatcatgacatacggctgcaaaacttggacactaaagaaagagataatagcgaAACTCAACGTCACTCAAAGGTCGATGAAGTGATCATCTAAGTCTAGGTataacaaagaaagaaaaaaaaataaaatggattaGACAGAAAACCAATgtcactgatgtaatccacaAAAATAAATCTCTTTTTAAAATGTCAGTTGGTGGGACATTTAtcaagaactgacaatagatggtccactagaattacacagtggtatccaagaggcgtaaagagaccaagaagacgttcTAATTTAGGATGGGATTATGAAAGAGAACAGATCGATACAACATggtataaaaagaagaatataaaaggACAATCTTGGGTACAAATTAATAGAGActaagggaggctgcaccataatcggtaAAATACGCCGAGAATGATGATAATTTTTCTAAACGTTCATTATTTATGCATATATTtagttaattatattattaaatatgaGATGATACGCAATAAAATTAGGCTGAAAATTGGGATTATTTAAGGTAATTTCTACATAAAAAATACTTGTTTGCCAAGGTTGTATATATTGAactaatacaattattaataccggtttttttaaacgatttattattatttaaaaaaaaagatacaataaCATATTCAACATCTGCCAAGAAATAAAACGattacaaataatataaaaaagtctTTAAAGATAATTAACCTTACTGACTTTGAGTGATTTTCAATACTCCTGATTCAAGGTGGGGTGAATGCTCAGTTCAacagttttcttaatttttacaCTCAAAATTCTGATTGGAATGACACTACGATCTAATTCTTATTGGTTGGTCATATCTTGGAGCAGTTTGGGTTATTTGAATAATGTAATgaaagaaacatttttttaaaaatcgtctatttctaatatataagtatttacattatatatagttaatttaaacatttcttacaaattgttatttttttgctGTATTGTGGACATAAACAATTCTTACACAATGTACATTTGATTGATCTTTATTGTCTTTGGATCTAAAACACGCATGACATCTACCTCGTTTGCGTAATTTGTACTCGGGTTGTACTTGTTCCTCCTAATTTGCGTTGGGCTGCTGACTGATATTATctaatataagtttattttttcaaCTGTCTTTCGAGTCAGCCTAGAGCGTTCTAGTTCGTTATCCAATTACAAAAGGAACAGTCCTCTTTTATTGCAGCATTCTGATTTCCAATCTGGGTCCAGCTGGTTCCATAAAAGCAAGGCATTAACTGTCTCAATGTCGATAAAATTCATAAACTGCTAGCTATCCATTGAATGGCCAGCTGTTGATGGTCTGTTACAGTTGTATTCTGCAACAATCTTATCTAGAGTATCAACTGCCTCATTGTGGTATTGTAGTGGGAAATTATTCTCGGTATTTTTTGTGTTTCTTCCGAAACTATGCCATAGCGATGTTTAGAGGATAGAAATATAAAGTCTGTTGCTTTCTGAGCATACGACGACCCTTATATAGCATATAAAGCCATCAGAGAAGAAGGAATAATATATGTttaatctagaactcgctggttttttccctttTGCATTTGACATGTATAtaaccatagaaaataaaagcaaaaggGCTATatgaaactctatttaaaaagtaaaatcaataaacaaattatatatacatacaggagattatataaatccctaatatttacaaattaaaataggcgtgataaagatacaaaaaaaccAGTTATTCATAACCCAGATTTATTTACATAAAGTAAACAAATTAGCACAGCTATTTTGGAAAACTAAATAATATGAGACGAGTATCTATATCACACAAACTAAACCGCGTGTCTACAAAAGAAATCAGGAGTATGTTAAAATATGATACGGCAGAAAAGAAGAATGACTTTTACAGTTGATTGCCACATTAGAagacaaataatattatattataaactaCAGATAGATACAAAtggtaaaacaaaactaaaatataGTTAATACGTGTTTAAATAAACGAAAAATGTTCAAGATTCAATAGAATTCATGCATGAATGCATTTAAATATAACAGCAACAAAATGCATATACCAGTAATCGGTACTCGATATAGCAACAAATATTTTTAGTAGTAAATtgtgtaggttgtactttacccaATAGAATGATAGCACACGCTATTGAAAACGATGTCTTCTTCGACTACAGCAATCACAAAAGTATTGATAATGGCGCAGCAACCTCCACCCCTACTGGATGGAGCGACTTTATTTCGACTGACTGATGGCAAGGCAGCCTCCACGTCTGACTGTCTTGCTTGGCCGATAGAACACGTCTTTTTGCTTACTGCGGAGCGACCTCCACCCCTAACTAAGACACGACTGTCTTGTTTGGCCGATGACTATAGTGCTGACTGAAAAACGGCGAAGAGTTGTTTCTTCCAAGTTGGCGCTATGTATGGacaataattaaaatgtattatttatatgGAAAATGTGTATGGactaaaaaaatgtattaaaatggTTGCTTTTACGCAACTTTGGCGATAGATAAATCaacaaaactaaatttatttaattttttttagcacCATACATCACTGCCTGCAAAAAAAATGATCCAGACCTCAATAAATGTTGCCTGGAACAAGCACGCATAGCTCTACCTCACATCGTCGACGGAGAAAAGAAATACGGAATTCCATCATTTAAACCTATGAAATTGGAGAAAGTTGCTGTAAACTCTGGaaatttaaaaatcgatttaACGGATATTGAGCTCTGGGGGCTACCAGATGCTGATATCCAAGATTTGCAGTAagaacattttttaatatataataatataaaatttttagttaacgaaaataaataaaaattattcagttTTATTGAATTGTCAGTCCACCCTGATATTCTAGACTTAAAAACTAACCAAAGGTAATAAGTACAAAATACTTacagttctttttttttatttttagggttgatttaaaaaaacaaactgTTAAGATAGTATTTAAGTGCCCCCAAATTGTCATTTTGGGAAAATACGTCATGGATGGTAAGATTTTGGTACTGCCTCTGAATGGAGCTGGAGATGCAAATGTCACAATCGGTAAGTAATAATTTAcaaagaaaattttaataaaacagcaATGACTGatcagaaatataaaaaaaatggtatttatttttaaacgtcTTCTTACCCATTGATCCAATTTATCTTAAACTTCTTTTATTGCTTTGCATTTTATGTATTTAAAATGTTAGGAGGCCGAAACTTCCTACAatttcatcttctttttctttcccGACTTTTGCATAAAAATATTCCATTAAAAGTGTTATTtacctaatttttttatttttaatagcctTCTGTATCTCTATATAAAATTCCTCTGTTTAATTTTCTTAGCTGGGACCCTGCAACTGACCTTTCTAAGCACTGTCAAGCTATGAAAGCTACTCCATTCGGATTTTGTCCGCTGTGATTACCAAAGAAGAAAATCTGGAAATCAGATACTTTAGACCTTCCATTCTGTGATTATCACTTCATCCAAGAATTTCAACTTGCATTCCCTGCATTTCTTGTATAATATTTGCAGTTCTTTCTGCTTAGAAGAAAATTTGTACATTGCATGTACCGATTTTTAAGTTGGTGGTATATAAGATTCTTGCTGGCTTCTTTATACCTTTTTCATAGGTATTCGCTTAAttaaaaacgggagactattactattattatttcgCTTAATTATCTGGGAGGGGCCTGGGAGGTCCTGTGTTCTAGGTGTTGTCTTCCCCCCCTTTCGGTTTTTAGTCTCCAATAACCATGGACCGTATTTTTTTCTTCAGTGAGTTCCTCTTGTCTTTTGCATCCTTATACCGTTGACCATATTCTCAGTTCATCCACTTTTAAAGACAATTTCACAATCCCAAGATAACCGGGTGTCCTACCACTTACCAACTTATATTTTctaagccgttggtcagtaagtagAGGATTTTTTAAACCAGCAATTACTCGTTGAATTTTTAACCGTATATGGCTACTTTAACTTAGTTTACCCCTATAGACCAATATAGTTGCTCAGAGTGTTGCACGAgaagccataagtgagagttaggtgtcttatgaggaccagttttCAAGAACCTTCCGCTGTTTATGACAGTCGATATGGTTGTtacgataaaaggtgctacctctatttACACCCACCATTTTGTTGGTAACTATTTAATAAATTACTAACAAGACTAGGACCAAAGCTAGCTTTTCACCAACcactagagcaagccggatttaatGGCTTTGGAACGAAAAACCACCTAAAAGTTATAAAGTCCTTAATAGAGAAAGTTATAGAATACAACAAGACAttgatattaataattgtagactttgagaaagcaTGTGACTCAATCCAGTATAGCTTCATGTTATATATAATAGCTTAACAGCTGCATTGAGAAATGCTGTAATAAGACGACAAAAACACCTTTCCTTCGGGTAAGGGTATTAGGGAAAGAGGCATTCTCCTAAACTATTCATCGCTTAATTACAGATTGCTAAAAGAAACAATCTTAAGACTAATTTATAAAGACAACCTTTAGACAATCTTGTCTAAAGACAAGGTGCCAGACAAGGATGTATATATTGGGAGCATATTATTAGAAGAGCACTTGAAGGATAGGAAAATGGCATCTTAATAAATGGCCGAAAAATAGACAACCTAcattttgcagacgatacagtccTTCTGGCAAATAGTCAAGAGGAGTTACCTAATCTCATACGACTGGttgaaaacgaaagtcaaatatttggtctgcagttaaaaatatcaaagacaaagatcgttatccaaggaaaggtatcAAAAACTTATTATCCAAGAAAAGGTAGAAGGTTGAAGATCACGAGGAAAATTTCCAATAAGATGGATCGATGAAATTACAGAAATATGCAAAATAcatatgcatgagttaaaagaaatgaccagagagaGATCTTTGGAGATGGATAATACATGACAACACGATCACCACTAGACTTCTTTCTGGGGTCAAGCTTaaagtgagagagagagagagataaaagaaaaaataattcggaaaatattgaagTCAACTCAAATGGGGAGTTTCTGAAAAACTTAAGGTTTTcagacgacatagtccttattgcagagTGGTTAGATTATAGGTGCCAActtcttcaagaccttcagagctcTTTCATAGGATTTGgccttaaaattaactttaaacAATTCTATGCCTATAGGTATCTGGGCCACaagattaaattaggaagagcCAACCAAACAACAAAGTTAAACAGAAGAATAAGACAAACATGGGCAGCTTACAGAAAACTGATCGAAGTCTTgagatcagatattcccatgtgcttgaacTCCCAGTTTTAACGAATGGAGCAGATAtattgacccttaccagaaaagtaatcagtAAAATATAAGTAGCAGAGAGAGCAATGGAGAGGTTAAGAAATATATCCCTCTGTCAGATTCAGAGATGGCAGATGGACCAAGAAAATTTTATAATGGAGACTTAGACACGATGTTTATCGTAATCGAAGATGTCCTCCAACAAGATGGTAAGACGACATAATTAATGGTGATCAAGATCGGGTGCAacggaattatttacgggaggcatATCatcagcagtggactcaaaacagctaatgatgatgatagagaactttttaataaataatctTGATAAAATATAATATCTTATCTTACTATTAATCATCAATTATTATAATTAGAATGCCTattaattttacttaatgttTTAGATAACCCCGTATTTACCTATACCGCCGACTACAAGCTTGTACCTAAAGATGGTTTAGACTACGCTCAATTAGGAGATAAAAGTGAACTTTCTTACGACATGACTAGAGTATACTTCAAATTTACCAACTTATTCAATGGAAACGAACAACTATGTAAGTACTTCTTAATTTGTCTAGTTGGTGTGGGCTTTTGTGTTacagttttactttttctaaCCATACCATTACATTAAATATCATGACTCTTACATtctttcaattaaaataattttacaaaaagtagCTCGTTCTTTTATGTTTTACTATACTCGATTTGTAAATGCTTGGTAGTACAGTTTTATGGCAGAAGATTACAACACTCTTGTAAAGAGGACTGTAGAAAgcagaaaaattataaataccAAAATATCGATACCTGCTTgtctaaattttgtttaatattttataaaaataatatgaccaCCTTAACAAAGTTCGAACACAATATTTTTGAACATAAAATGCAAAAATGAGCTGTGTCATGAAAACTGTATTATCATTCATTTTCAAACGAAGTATAATACTGTGTTTCTGTACTGTAACTTTATTGAACATTGACCTAAATCAGTTTGCTGCTTTTTAACACGGTACCTTCTCCCTAAAaagagaattattaaaaaaatgtatttaagtaAAAGAAAGATTTTGTTAACATTTTGTTTTGGTCATTGGCTAAATGGAAAagactaaacattttaaaaactcaaCATTCACATTTGCAACAAGAAATCTCTTTCtacttaaaaatgataaatgaaataattGATCAAATAATTTGCAAACTCAGCTGGAAAACTAGTTACTAGAAAACTAATATTAAATATCCTCTTTGTTTCTGTCACATAATTAAATGTCAACATAATTTGGCTCCCGTATTGCCTTTGATAATCTATCACAGTTACAGACgaaatatcataaaaaaataatttaaaaccacGGCCTATAAACCCCGATGCAATTTACCATTACGAAACACCGGCCTAGAAACCCTTGCAATATTCATCTCTGATTCTATTTACCTTTTTTAAAAGACATCTACCAACTCCGTACTCTTACTTGTAACCTAACATGTATATCTGACATAACAAACGCGGTACTAAGATACAGGCTCTCCCCAAGCTGATGGAAGGAAGCCCCCATCATACCAAAGCCAGAACTAcatatttccgcaaaattacaagCCGATTAGATTACTTCCAGCAATCAGTAAGATAGTGGAGCGGATCATCCAAACCAGACTTCAAACAGAGACAGACAAGCTAGGGTGAATCCCAGAAGTACAATTCGGATTCAGAGCTCAACATTCCAGcgaactacaagtactcagacttacagaatacatcttcttcttcttattgtgcctgTCCGCTCataacgttggcgatcattctggctatgataactttgttggttgctatatggaatagctgtgttgaggtctttgtataccatgctctcaggttagcaagccaggatattcttctttgtcctggggccctttttccttaaattttacATTGCAAAATGCATtaaagtagctcgtatctgccttgatttctcattatatgtcctcAATAGTCCTTCTAAGGTATTGGAAagcactattgtatcatctgcatacctcaggttattgagcttgactccatttattgagatgccttcatcaatatcttttatagCCTCTTCAAAaagtgctccgagtacagattgaatatcagtggtgaaattattcacctctgtctcactcctcttaagatgttgacctgatctgtatattctccatctattcggagtatcgctgattgattccaatacaggttagctatttcGTTAGCAAGTCTCTTCCGTAAATCCATGTCCTCTTCAGTAGTTCCATAATTTGTTGATACCTGACTCTATCGACAGCCTTATTGCAGTCAATCAGGCATACAAAAAtattacagctgacatctctacatttctgaaacaatacctgcacctgatcacaaatccaaactgattgggcgcaatttgttccttgCATTTCCGGTAGATTCTTTTTTGTATGACTTTTGAAAACAACTTCAGCAGATGGCTTATTAGGCTTATGATCCTATAGTCTTTTTTGGTCctaaacttttgctcctggttttttgggcaatggtacgaactccgatttgagccactctactggtatttttcctgccttgtatattttattagatatttcagttattatgtttatttgttgtgcatctaatagcttcaggaGTTCTGCatgaatttcatcaagtcccggtacctttccatccttcatttgtctgacggctgccgttatttcttctggtaggatttcgggacctgaattttcatTTTCAGAATACATAACAGCTGAATTCAACGACAAGCAATATACAAAAccacaaaaaacggcttcggccaccaaaaaaattattaaaacactaACGAAAGGCTCAAGccacaaaaaatattaacaaaacacaaaaaatggGCAAGAGGGACCCACATCCTCGAGCGCAGAGTGGCCGAACTGGGCCTAGCCCAGTTCGGAGACTCAGGGCCGAGTAAGCAATACAGATCGATGATAAGTCACTATAGATTTCAGCTGATAAGCACTTTACTGATAAGAGAGCTTCTACAGCGCATCAGATCGCTATCGAAAGGAagtggatggtctggagcatCGGGGTAGTTATTCCTGATTACACGTGTTAATTCTGGGTTAAACCATTGCTACTAGTTAGTAAGAGTATCGAGTTGGTACACCAAGACCAACACTTTATCCTTATATCGGTGTTCTTCCgtagatatatacatattattaaaaaattatgtcgaaaacaaataaataaatatttaagaatattattttgtaatCCAAAAAAGACTAACAGAGGTTTTgtgttttacatttttgttttatgtcTTTCATTTCATGTTTTATGTTTTGCATTTTATGCTTTGTGTGTTTATTTTATGTAATTGTTTTGTTtcatgttttgtgttttttataacATGTTCAGTttcttgtattttaataaaaataaatagacaaactaaaagaaaaatcaaaaaggcAGTGGAGTGTGAAGAAACTATACTAGAAGACTTGGATATGGCAACAATAGTAGTACTATAAAAAAATTCTTAGACAATAAATAAGGcgacaaattttataaaaactattaaagaCCAGTTTAAGATGATAGATAATAAATTACCAGGAGATAATGAACTAGTTATCTAACCCCTCATGAACAGAGCAAGACTCGAATCCTCAAAATATAAGAACTTTTTAATTTCTGCTTCCGAGAAAAGTCGATTTCGTCTAAATGGAATAAGGCTGTAACGATTCTGCCGCACAAAAGAGTAGATCAAACTGACCTAGAAAATTATTGATCCCTTAGCATATTTACAAGAATCAtggaatatataaatatatagatgtAATTCTGACCTTTGTTTTCTTACAACTGAGGAAAAAGGCCAACCTCTACCAGCAACAAGAAAGGTTATGTTAGATTTTTCCCATAGCCAACACCGCCCCATTCTCATTAAAATCAGTATTAGCATTCCAATTATAAGATCGTGGAATGGAATTTAAGGAAAGCTAACTGGTCTGCTTTCTCTAGTAATCTTGACAAATGCTTAGATTGTATCCCACCAAGAAGTATAAATTACGAGAGATTGACAGGACCAATAACAACATCAGCAAAGCAACAATTCCTAGAGGCTACCACAAAGAATATATTCCAGGATGGTCTGAGGAGAGCGAAAAACTGTCCAAGACCGCCTCATTCTCATCAAAAACGGTAGTAGCATTCCAATTATAAGATCATTTTCATGTCTTAGATGGAATTTAAGGGAAGCTAACCGTCTTGCTTTCTCtagtaatattgttctgaagctatttgcttgtggcatgttaatgtaattattatttaaatgggaataagctacaattaaaaaatcgttttgagaacgatttccgaagtggaaattgaaacgtcaataaacgaactttaacctttaattgtagcttattgccatttaaataataatttctcTAGTGATATTGATAAATACTTAGATTGGATCCCACCAAAAACCATAAATTACAAAGGATTGACAGGACCAATAATAACATCACAATTCCTAGAGGGTACCGCAAAGAACATATTCCAGGATGGTCTGAGGAGAGcgaaaaactgtatgaaaaattcTGTAAAGACGGATGGCAGGTAATTGCAGACGAATTACTCCACAGCATTAATACCGCTAGGCGCGAGAAATGGACTGAGATAGTTGAAAATCCAGATTTCAAAAACTCGAGTAAATAGGCCTGGTCATTGCTTCGAAAACTAGATGGCAGTAACCTACCCGACCGCCCAACTAATCTAGTAACACCAAACCAAGTGGCGTCCAGCATAATATCTACCTCAAAAGTACACTAAAATCgcttacacacaattttaaaattaaagaagaCCTCAAAAACTTAAAATCTACTTGTCCACTTAAAACAGCGTATTTCAATCCTTTCACCTGTGAAGAAATCACGGAAGCTCTTGACAAAATGAAAACGGGAAAACCACTCGCTTTAATGACATTCATGCTGAGTTTCTAAAACAAAGTGGC from the Diabrotica undecimpunctata isolate CICGRU chromosome 1, icDiaUnde3, whole genome shotgun sequence genome contains:
- the LOC140444376 gene encoding circadian clock-controlled protein daywake-like isoform X3, which encodes MWATLITVSIFGLIVGNDGAAGPKHLPPYITACKKNDPDLNKCCLEQARIALPHIVDGEKKYGIPSFKPMKLEKVAVNSGNLKIDLTDIELWGLPDADIQDLQVDLKKQTVKIVFKCPQIVILGKYVMDGKILVLPLNGAGDANVTIDNPVFTYTADYKLVPKDGLDYAQLGDKSELSYDMTRVYFKFTNLFNGNEQLSKSTHDVLNSEWKTFVGDLNPAVHATVSTIATTIINGIVSRIPYEYIFV
- the LOC140444376 gene encoding circadian clock-controlled protein daywake-like isoform X1, with protein sequence MWATLITVSIFGLIVGNDGAAGPKHLPPYITACKKNDPDLNKCCLEQARIALPHIVDGEKKYGIPSFKPMKLEKVAVNSGNLKIDLTDIELWGLPDADIQDLQVDLKKQTVKIVFKCPQIVILGKYVMDGKILVLPLNGAGDANVTIDNPVFTYTADYKLVPKDGLDYAQLGDKSELSYDMTRVYFKFTNLFNGNEQLSKSTHDVANTEWRAVVEEMNPTIKTTVQSIAGLLINAVASRVPYDWLFE
- the LOC140444376 gene encoding protein takeout-like isoform X2 translates to MWATLITVSIFGLIVGNDGAAGPKHLPPYITACKKNDPDLNKCCLEQARIALPHIVDGEKKYGIPSFKPMKLEKVAVNSGNLKIDLTDIELWGLPDADIQDLQVDLKKQTVKIVFKCPQIVILGKYVMDGKILVLPLNGAGDANVTIDNPVFTYTADYKLVPKDGLDYAQLGDKSELSYDMTRVYFKFTNLFNGNEQLSKVTHETVNTNWQPVINEMNPAISTAVRKICQFIFNGIAIRVPFQYIFV